A genomic stretch from Calonectris borealis chromosome 6, bCalBor7.hap1.2, whole genome shotgun sequence includes:
- the FZD5 gene encoding frizzled-5, with translation MGGRGLPVPLVLGLPLLLGLPAAGRAASKALVCQEITVPMCKGIGYNLTYMPNQFNHDTQDEAGLEVHQFWPLVEIQCSPDLRFFLCSMYTPICLPDYTKPLPPCRSVCERAKAGCSPIMQQYGFAWPERMSCDSLPVLGDTEVLCMGYNRTEATTLPPFFGKPTRPAKDAAKNLTPLGGQRPSGLDCSRTCKCKAPLIPISKESHPLYNRIRTGQVPNCAIPCYQPYFTQDEKTFATFWIGLWSILCFLSTSTTVATFLIDMERFKYPERPIIFLSACYLFVSVGYIVRLVAGHANVACNPEHHHIHYETTGPALCTVVFLLLYFFGMASSIWWVILSLTWFLAAGMKWGNEAIASYAQYFHLAAWLIPSAKSIAVLALSSVDGDPVAGVCYVGNQSLENLRGFVLAPLVVYLFTGSLFLLAGFVSLFRIRSVIKQGGTKTDKLEKLMIRIGIFTVLYTVPATIVIACYIYEQHNREAWERAQNCSCPGDPHRPKPDYAVFMLKYFMCLVVGITSGVWIWSGKTLESWRRFTARCCRARKPVGASVYGEASPALAGRTVLPSMASYHKQVPLSHV, from the coding sequence AtgggcggccgggggctgccggtgccgctggtgctggggctgccactgctgctggggctgccggcggcggggcgcgccgccTCCAAGGCGCTGGTGTGCCAGGAGATCACGGTGCCGATGTGCAAGGGCATCGGCTACAACCTCACCTACATGCCCAACCAGTTCAACCACGACACGCAGGACGAGGCCGGGCTGGAGGTGCACCAGTTCTGGCCGCTGGTGGAGATCCAGTGCTCCCCGGACCTGcgcttcttcctctgcagcatgtACACCCCCATCTGCCTGCCCGACTACACCAAGCCGCTGCCCCCCTGCCGCTCCGTCTGCGAGCGGGCCAAGGCCGGCTGCTCGCCCATCATGCAGCAGTACGGCTTCGCCTGGCCCGAGAGGATGAGCTGCGACAGCCTGCCGGTGCTGGGGGACACCGAGGTGCTCTGCATGGGATACAACCGCACGGAAGCCACCACTCTGCCGCCTTTCTTTGGGAAGCCCACGCGCCCGGCCAAGGACGCGGCCAAAAACCTGACGCCGCTCGGCGGGCAGCGCCCCTCGGGGCTGGACTGCAGCCGAACTTGCAAGTGCAAAGCGCCCCTGATCCCCATCTCCAAGGAGTCCCATCCGCTGTACAACCGCATCAGGACTGGGCAGGTACCCAACTGCGCCATCCCATGCTACCAGCCCTACTTCACCCAGGATGAGAAGACCTTTGCCACCTTCTGGATCGGCCTCTGGTCCAtcctctgcttcctctccacGTCCACCACCGTGGCCACCTTCCTCATCGACATGGAGCGCTTCAAGTACCCCGAGCGCCCCATCATCTTTCTGTCTGCTTGCTACCTCTTTGTCTCTGTGGGCTACATCGTGCGGCTGGTGGCAGGGCATGCCAACGTGGCTTGCAACCCGGAGCACCACCACATCCACTATGAGACCACGGGCCCTGCCCTCTGCACTGTGgttttccttctcctctactTCTTCGGCATGGCCAGCTCCATCTGGTGGGTCATCCTGTCCCTCACCTGGTTCCTGGCAGCCGGCATGAAGTGGGGCAACGAGGCCATCGCTAGCTATGCACAATACTTTCACCTGGCCGCCTGGCTCATTCCCAGCGCCAAATCCATCGCTGTACTGGCACTCAGTTCCGTGGATGGCGACCCGGTGGCCGGGGTTTGCTATGTGGGCAATCAGAGCCTGGAGAACCTGCGTGGCTTCGTGCTGGCACCGCTGGTGGTTTATCTCTTCACCGGCAGCCTCTTCCTGCTGGCCGGCTTCGTCTCGCTCTTTCGCATCCGCAGCGTGATCAAACAGGGTGGCACCAAGACTGACAAGCTGGAGAAGCTCATGATCCGCATCGGCATCTTCACTGTGCTCTACACCGTGCCCGCCACCATCGTCATCGCCTGCTACATCTATGAGCAGCACAACCGGGAGGCGTGGGAGCGGGCGCAGAACTGCTCCtgcccgggggacccccaccgcCCCAAGCCCGACTACGCCGTCTTCATGCTCAAGTACTTCATGTGCCTTGTGGTGGGCATCACCTCCGGCGTCTGGATCTGGTCCGGCAAGACGCTGGAGTCCTGGAGGCGCTTCACAGCCCGCTGCTGCCGGGCCAGGAAGCCCGTGGGAGCCTCCGTGTACGGCGAGGCCAGCCCAGCGCTGGCAGGCAGGACGGTGCTGCCCAGCATGGCCTCCTACCACAAGCAGGTCCCGTTGTCCCACGTGTGA